Proteins encoded by one window of Tunturibacter psychrotolerans:
- a CDS encoding sodium:solute symporter family protein, whose amino-acid sequence MNLYAIVLSAIVVTLLTVSLTRLGKVKTKADYLVAGRSLPAFVLVFTLLSSWIGSGSLLGGAENAYRHGFAALWQGGGGWAGLLLIYFIAPRARKFAQFTIPDLLEVRYNQAARILGVIAILFCYTAVTSYQFVGGGDILHLIFPDVITPDFGKYIIAAFVIVFTAIAGMASVAYMDVAIGLLATFTMIIALPILTHHAGGWSAIHASLPATHFEVFGDLSHIRCLELFLPTCLLLLGNQSMYQKFFSAKSEKDATRAVVGWIIGTVILETVIVALAVTGSSLFPSGEVEARPREILAYLGLHGFSGSGPLRLLGALLMGAIFAKIISTANNWLFSPSTNLVNDIYLRYINPEASNKKTLAVSRLMVVLLGLWALYQSLHIESVLKKSLYAYTIYGAALTPVILATFYWRRATAAGAVASIAVGTFVTVFWDTGLVHSHLPAIIGERDAILPALLASLLCLVIVSLLTTPPTEKQLKPFSEA is encoded by the coding sequence TTGTTGTCACCCTGCTAACGGTATCGCTGACCCGTCTTGGCAAGGTGAAGACCAAGGCCGATTATCTTGTGGCCGGCCGCTCGCTGCCCGCCTTTGTTCTGGTCTTCACGTTGCTGTCGAGTTGGATTGGCTCGGGGTCGCTGCTTGGCGGCGCAGAGAATGCGTACAGGCACGGCTTTGCGGCGCTATGGCAGGGCGGCGGCGGCTGGGCCGGACTCCTGCTGATCTATTTCATTGCGCCACGGGCGAGAAAGTTCGCGCAGTTCACTATTCCGGATCTGTTGGAGGTTCGTTATAACCAGGCTGCCCGCATCCTTGGTGTCATCGCGATTCTCTTCTGCTATACCGCTGTGACGAGCTACCAATTTGTTGGTGGCGGCGATATTCTCCACCTGATCTTTCCGGACGTTATTACCCCTGACTTCGGCAAATATATTATTGCGGCGTTTGTCATTGTCTTTACCGCCATCGCCGGGATGGCCTCCGTCGCCTATATGGATGTGGCGATTGGACTGCTCGCTACTTTCACGATGATTATCGCTTTGCCAATTCTTACTCACCATGCGGGAGGGTGGTCTGCGATTCATGCGAGCCTTCCTGCTACCCACTTTGAGGTCTTCGGTGACTTGTCGCACATTCGATGTCTGGAGCTCTTTCTTCCGACCTGCTTGTTGCTGCTTGGGAATCAGTCGATGTATCAGAAGTTTTTCTCGGCGAAGTCCGAAAAGGACGCCACGCGCGCGGTGGTTGGATGGATCATCGGCACGGTTATTCTCGAGACCGTTATTGTGGCGCTCGCGGTCACGGGGTCGAGTCTGTTTCCTAGTGGAGAGGTCGAAGCACGTCCTCGCGAGATTCTTGCTTACCTTGGGTTGCACGGTTTTTCTGGTTCGGGCCCGCTTCGTCTGTTGGGCGCGCTGCTGATGGGCGCTATCTTCGCGAAGATTATTTCAACGGCGAACAACTGGCTGTTCTCTCCATCGACCAATCTTGTCAACGACATCTACCTCCGCTATATCAATCCGGAGGCGTCCAATAAGAAGACCCTTGCCGTCTCTCGTCTTATGGTCGTTCTGCTTGGGCTGTGGGCGCTCTATCAGTCGCTCCATATCGAATCAGTGTTGAAGAAGTCGCTTTACGCTTACACGATTTACGGTGCTGCCTTGACGCCAGTTATCCTTGCCACGTTTTACTGGAGGCGCGCGACGGCCGCGGGGGCTGTGGCCAGCATTGCGGTCGGCACCTTCGTGACGGTCTTCTGGGATACGGGATTGGTCCACTCCCATCTTCCGGCGATCATCGGCGAACGCGACGCTATTCTTCCGGCGCTGCTGGCGTCGTTGCTGTGTCTGGTGATTGTCAGCCTGTTGACCACCCCGCCCACGGAGAAGCAGCTCAAGCCATTTTCCGAAGCTTGA